The DNA window GTCCCTTAAGATAAAATAAAGGCCTAATTGTCTCGTAAAagttaaaagttataaaaagtttgatttatttttaataaagatAGAAGCTACCTGGGTTATTTTGATCAAATATCTTTTACTTATTCCTTAGtttattgattataattttaatcattatttGAGAAAAGAactgtaaatatatttttctttcgACAGAAAGAGAATGAATGCTCGTCCGATCTTTGATCCTTATGAAGTGAAAAAGAAACTATATTGAACCTGTACGCATTTTCCGACAATATCATAAATAGTTTGTTTTTGGTATTGACTTGATCTTCATGATGTAAATCTATTCATTCAATCTTATTTTTTCtccaaaacattacaaataaaCTATAGCTTGTCCATAATTACAATTACCATAAAATTGCAGTTTCTGCAACTTTATTCATATACACCACACTTATAAAGCTAAACAATATTGAGAATAACCAATTATGCACAAGAGGGAGCatcaaaatttggaaaaactaCGAAAGAAATTGACAAAGGACTAACGTATATCGGGGATTTCACATTATTATGGACAGGCTCTAACCTCGGAATGTCTCCCTCTCCGGTAAGCTCTAATGGAATTCCATTGAGAAGCATGGTTTGGCTTTGAAGATATCCATTTTTTGGAGTTAAATGGTACTCCTCTCTCGTTAATGATTCATCGGATGCTTCGTTTCCGATCCATGAAACTGATCTCTTAAGGCCACGCGCGAAAGGGCTTTCTTCTTGAATGCTGTGCAGCTCCATTGTCATGCTATTTTGAGCACTGATTGTAAAAGATGTCTGATTGCTTAAGTTTATGAGTAGTAAAGTTACACCTGCCTgttttaaaccaaaaaaataaacaaacaatcaAGATGTGAGCTCAGTGAAGTAACAGAACTTTGTTGATGTAACATCCCATATTAAAAATGTGAAGTGGTTTATGTGGTTTATAATGCTCAAGATTTGACAACTAAATTAACTTGAGTTAACTATTTTGGAACAGTAGTAGAAATGTGACCAGAAGGAGACCGGTTCATCGGAGAACCAACGCACTCGGAGGACTAACACTCGGAGTGCAGGTCTGGGACTGAGCTCATTACATGTGGTATCAAAGCCGGCCTAAGCACTATTGTGCTGAACTGGACTAAGAGGAGACCGATTAACCGGTGAACCACAACATTCGGAGTGCAGTCTGAGACTGAGTTCAGTTGCCAATTAGGGGATGAATGTTTAGCTTATAATGCTCAGTGTCTTTAATGCCTACATTGCTTGCTCTAAAAAATTCTGATGAAAGTTTTCTTTATAGTTTGTAGAGTTAAAAGACAGTCTTACTCTTCCTTTTGTACAATGGGCATAAGCACGCAGGTACGGCGAAGCATCGCTACCAACAGCCAGAACACCTTTTCCCATAAGTCGATTCCATAGGAGGGCACTATTGAGAACCAAAAAAGCAAGAATTTCATATTAGATGTACGTTTTCAAGAGAaaccaaaaagaaaataaagaaggTGGCCTCTAATCTTGATTGAGAACTAAAAAAAATGCCATGCTCTTGCCTGTAATAGTCAGGGTTTGGCGCAAGTGTGGTTGTATTCAGGAGACCGTAATTTCCGCCAACTAGTGTCTGCCTGCAATATGCTTTTGTGTTGTACTTGGATGCCAGTCCAAGTTGATCTAAGTACCTGAATCAGACAAATATCTTAAGCCATCATTATAAATCTCAAGTAAACTCTATGCCTTGATAGCTAAATTTTTATTCTGCATATTAGAATGCATAATTGAAGCAAATTAGGGAAGCAAGATTACCAAAAGCTATTCACAAATGTATTAGAGACATGTCGTCCGCCACTGTTATAGGCGCCACCGGATTCACCAACCCACGCAGAAGACCACGGACCATTCTGTTGAATGGTTTGAGCAACACCACTGAATGTTTCTGTTATCTTGCTCAAGAAATGGGGATCCAGTATTTTACTCACAATGTTCGGATCGACACCTGCAACGGAATAGGGACTTATGTATTTACAAGAAAAATTACTACCAAATAACAGCACATGATGCAGCTTACCTGCTCCTAGATTGTATATGTGATGAGTCAAAACATTGACTATGCCGGAACCTGAAACCTGAAGCAACTTGGCATACCACTGCTGATCAAAAAATCCTCCAGGTGCTACAAGCGAAGGCTTGAAATCCGAGTTCTTATACAAATCAGATATAATATTCTTAAGGTTAATTAAATCTTTGCCGTAGAGTTCTGCGTTCACACTTGCACCAACACCACTTCCGCTTAATTCATTACCTGTCAGAAAGAAGACAACACGAGAGAATAAGGCGAGAGAGTCTGAGAGGCAATGAATTTAAACAGAAGAGAACTCTGACTGAGTTTTATACCAAATTCCCATGAATCTATCTTGTATCCCTTTGAGACGGTGTACTTCATAAAATCATAAGCATTGGCGGAATCCCAAGCTCCTCCCCAAATGCCCCTCCTGATCTGGTGCCTTCCGTGGAGAGCATTCAAGCCAAATGTCACAATAGCCCTGCATATGAAACTTATATGAGAGGGCACACTAGTAGTAAGGCATTTCAGGTTCAAATCCCCCGGAATTGGAAATCAGAGCTCAGGGAAATTCCGAAACCAAAAGGTTTCGGTTTTTCAATTATTCAGTGAAAGATTATATAAATACTTATGGTTAAAATGCAAAATCTTACCCAGTTCTACGGAATAAAAGATTCAACTCATCCCACCGGTTCATATGTAAGCATCCCTTTGAAAATCCGAACAGCCCATATTTCATCTTTTGAAATGGACGGCAAGGATACTTCAAATCTCCTACATCATATATCACTTCGTCTTGCAAAGAACCTCCTACTCGTATTCTCAAGTGCCCGAAAgctacaaagaaaaaaaaagaccaCTAAATTACATTTCGATATGTAGAATGAGATTATCATTCATTAAGCTATAATTTCTCTCAAAAATAGTTCAGACCTTGGATAGCTTTTGCAAGAAGGGGTTGAGACAAGTTCTGAAAATACAGAACAACAATATACAATTGTCAAAATTGATCCAAACTTTCtctaatttcaatttcaataaaattcaaTCCGAAAGCCAATTAAACAATTCAATAGCTCATTCAGTTTCATCAAGTTCCAAATCTCACCAAATTGATGACAGATGAATAGCCCCATGGACATTGGTTGTAGTCACACTTATCATGAGGCCACCAATCAAGAGTAGCACAGATGAAATTCTCATCAGTTTTCGCGATCGTAACAGTCCCATCAACCATAATTGTGGCATGTTTAACATCTTCTTGAGCAAAAATTACAGGCAGAGAAGCCAAAATTAACAGTAAAGACAGGGAGAACCCCAttggaagatccactgaaattGCCTCACCACAGCCTTAACTTATCCAGATGAACTGCAAGTGCACTaatcaaaattacaaaacaattgaAGAACACATAAACTTTACATCATTACAACATCCCCTAAAAGAAAATTACAGAAACAGTTT is part of the Mercurialis annua linkage group LG3, ddMerAnnu1.2, whole genome shotgun sequence genome and encodes:
- the LOC126674405 gene encoding heparanase-like protein 1, translating into MGFSLSLLLILASLPVIFAQEDVKHATIMVDGTVTIAKTDENFICATLDWWPHDKCDYNQCPWGYSSVINLNLSQPLLAKAIQAFGHLRIRVGGSLQDEVIYDVGDLKYPCRPFQKMKYGLFGFSKGCLHMNRWDELNLLFRRTGAIVTFGLNALHGRHQIRRGIWGGAWDSANAYDFMKYTVSKGYKIDSWEFGNELSGSGVGASVNAELYGKDLINLKNIISDLYKNSDFKPSLVAPGGFFDQQWYAKLLQVSGSGIVNVLTHHIYNLGAGVDPNIVSKILDPHFLSKITETFSGVAQTIQQNGPWSSAWVGESGGAYNSGGRHVSNTFVNSFWYLDQLGLASKYNTKAYCRQTLVGGNYGLLNTTTLAPNPDYYSALLWNRLMGKGVLAVGSDASPYLRAYAHCTKGRAGVTLLLINLSNQTSFTISAQNSMTMELHSIQEESPFARGLKRSVSWIGNEASDESLTREEYHLTPKNGYLQSQTMLLNGIPLELTGEGDIPRLEPVHNNVKSPIYVSPLSISFVVFPNFDAPSCA